The Cotesia glomerata isolate CgM1 linkage group LG7, MPM_Cglom_v2.3, whole genome shotgun sequence genome segment CAGtaatcttaaatattttttaatacgcTGAACTGGTAGTAAGAATTGTATTGCTTGTTGCACAGAAACTGATAAATCTGTAGGAATTATTGTTTTGTAAGCTCCAACAGAATAGCAGTTATTAAACAATCGTTCGTTtattttgaccattttttttttaccaaaacaGAAGTCCCTAATATTACCATCTGGGAGtcgatttttatatttttccattttGAGTAATTGACAGTGAGCACTAACGATTTGTGAGTCAATATGTGTTGTTCCATTGATAAGAGCTAAAATTTTACCATTCAAGTCTTCATATTGATAACATTGGTATCCCCATAAAGGACCCAAGTTTTTAACACATTCGCTTAGATGCTGAATCAAATGCAAATTGATAGAACAGAATTGTAAGCCGTAAAGTTCTTGGAATTTTCGGAcaaatttatccaaaaaaatttgagcaaGCTCTAGCATATTATCAGTTATCACATCGGCACTCAAGAATGATATTccacaaattaataatagtaaatgattaaaaaaatcattcctcattatttcaaataatacgGGAATAGAATAGTAAAAAAACCATGCTTTTAGCTCTGAAGCTTTCCAGTGAGTAAGGTCTTCTGTTGAACGAGGCATACGATGGATGAATTTGGGTGGCTTTATAGCTATAAGACGCTCATCTACTACATTTTTAACATGATGTAAAGAAAAAGGGAATACACTGTACGCATTATCAAACCAAAGtgttaatagttttttaacaaCTCCTCCATCTATACAGTGCATTCGATCGATTCCTGTACCAACAATAAAATCCGGCATAAACTTGGATAATGAGCACGGCCCTTTTACACCCATTACTGGTATACCCGAATTCAATGCTATCCTTCCATATTCTTCAGTTTCATCAGATGTTCGTAGCGGTAAGTCTATGGTATATGGATACACATGAGTTGTCCCACCAGACGGTAATTCGAAAGATTCACCAGGTATTTTGCAAACGTGACAACCGAACTCTCCGTTAAATTGAACCATGTTCAACATTTGACATTTGGCAACCATGTCACAAGTTCCTATTAATAAAATGGCTTTgacattaataatttgattatcGGGTAGCATAAATTGATGACCGTTTGCAAGTTGTTCAAATTGAGTTCGTAGTTTGAAAACAAAGCTGTTAAtatttggttttatttttccaaatgATAGTCCAGCCAATATCATATTTTCTTTCTTCATCCGGTCCTTAAAAGGCAGCTCATTTATTGTCAAGTAAAATGGACATATACTCACACCTGAAGACTTGAACACTGGCACACCATCTGTATACCATGTAAATGACAAATTATTAGGATTTGCCAGAAATTCACCTGTATTCCATTCTTCGTATAACTTGCCATCGTAGATATCACTTATAGTATTGGGTTGCAACTCATTTCTTTGAAACCGTGATTGTAATTTATCGTAAAAGTATGGCCGCTTTAATAATTCAGCCAATTGCTGAATGAAAGAAAgctcaataaaatataaggATTTGTAACCTTTTTTCCCTTGGCAATCAGCACATACATCTTGAGCAGACAATAAACTGTTCAAGCACAGAgaacaataataatgttttGTCACAATTTCAGATCGATAATTagtaatcttaaaaaattttttaaatttatataagcTGTTGCGCCGTAAGTTATTTCCGAGACAATGCATATTTATCACTGTAATAATATCAGATAAGCATGATTGGGAAATATTGTGAGAGAGAAATATAGTCAAAATCAAGAGCATGCTTTGACTTAATGTAAGTGGAGAGTTTTCGTACAATGGCGGATCATAATCATTCTCTATATTAGGATgatgattattaatatcattatcaccatcatcatcatcatcgtcatcatcatcatcatcatcatcgtcgtCGTCATATAGCACTGGTCCTTCGTCCTGTGCTTCCGCTTGTTCTTCTCCACTTTCCTCAGCTTCTGGTTCCTCCATATTTTCCACTCTATCATCATCTGCTTCATGAACGCTATGTAACTCCATTTCTTCATCTCTTGCTACATCTGGCATGTTCTCTAGTTCCTGGTCTTCCATCTCTTGTCTCAAATCATTATTAGGcggtaaattattttcaacctgaagaaaaaaaggttattcgaaaatatatatatagtattccAAATTATTTAGTGCccgaaataaatttataaagcaaaatatttgtaaaaattacaagttcAACTACCTGTCAGACATAATAACCAGAAAAATTGTCATTGCTccaataaatttagaaattatttataacctTACTTTTATTCCTAAGTCaatatcaagaaatttttcacaataatttatatgaatattattgtgtttttaaaagttaactaTTAACAGATAACATTAATGTCTAAACATTCttttcattcattattaatgagcaaataatataaaatataataaataatgaaattatttattcattatgatactgaatttagttgaaatttgagtttttggaatttttataattaataaataagaataacaaaagtttttttttcattggcacttgttaaatatttttaatttctaaaagtgaaattttataaataaatttttttgataatttaattgttattcaCAGAATCATTATTCATTCTgaactaatatttttttaaacaatatatttcCTAATacataacaattaatattcttaCCTGTATTGGAATTTCTAATATTGGAGCATTTTCATTTAGCCTTAAGTTATTGTGTTGTTGGTTATCAAACCTCAACTGCATATTATTCCTTTGTTGTCTTGCAGAAAGTTCATAAAATGACTTCCGAGGAATGGGCACTCGattattcatatttaaaaagttattccggtcttaatattgtttattttcttatatttgttgtaaattatttatttgccaCTATTCTGTGTAACGTAAACAGTTGTGGTCAGCCATTACTGTATAAAACTATGACTACTGCGCAGTCGCATGCGACATTATCGAACGATATATCGATAGTTGATAAACGTCTGTCACGCACTCTATATGCAGGTAATGTAAGTTTAGGCAAGCGACGCTTTTGCTCGTAGGTTTAGAAAGCATCTTTCATGGCGTCACCTTATGTTTCGGCTTTGTGTTTAGTTTCATAACTTTATAAACTTACGATAAAAATTGCTGatagattatttatatatatgtaaacaTATAAatgagaagaaataataaaaatgcctccgaaaaaaaatactactggcaagaaaatttcgaaaaaagcaTTTGCCTTAATATGGTGGGTTCAAGAGGGAACGAAGGACATCATACCAGCATGTAAAATACCCAACAAAAGTCGTACACCAggttctataataaaattaaagtgggaaaattttaaaacaaaaatagttGGGTTACATGAAGCCAAAATAATAGCAATAGATAGTAAGTAttgttttctttaaatttcattttggGGAAAATAAAATCATAGATATATTTAACCTTAAATACATTGAATAATGAAATGAATCGAAGTAACATCCAACATTCTATATTTGTTGATTACAAAAACGATGTGTATGAACttcataaatcaataaatttattttttttattttttactttaataattattttttactacgaatatacattttttaattttttcagctaattatgaagaattaaatACCATCCTACTTGACGATAAAGGTAATGTCCATGATTTTGcggataaattatttgtaaaagaCGTATTGGAACGAAAACGTAAAGCTGCCGACGACgctaaagatattaaaaattcaaaagttgcGAAGAGATCTAGCTTTGAAGACGAACTATCTGGTACTTCATCTCTATTCTCACATCGTAAGTCTAGTATGAAACTGGATAAACCACCAGTGTTATCAACAAATATTAGTCCAGTTATACGTAGTGTTGAGGTTACTGATACTTCAAGAAATCTCTCTTATAAAACGAACGAATCAGGTTATTCTCAGATGTTAGCTTGCGTTTCAAGTCCAGTTACCTCTGCTTCAAATGACCagcaatttaaattgattaaccTCTCTAAAAGAAATAATGATGCGTCTGCTAAGGTTAATGAAAATGTTAGTCAAGATGATACGCATAATACACCAGTTTATGCATTTTCAAGCAATACAATGGAAATACCACCATCTACATTTGGATGTCATTCTTCAGACTCGAACCATTCCGGAGAAAATTATGACACGTTCATGAAGACTATTGAaactgttgaaaaaaaaactgcagCTCATACAACTTCAAATCATACGATGACAATACCATCAGCTTCATCAAAATGTcatattttagatttatctTTGGAAAACTCCCGAAATCTTCATTGTAATAAAGAcgttattattaaaactaattatcagCCTTCTGaaccattaaatttttcaacaaaaagcAACAATTCATCTGGTACTTTACAAACTAACAATGATACATTTTTCATAACAGCTGATGTTACAGCACATGAAgattttgatcaaatttatCCCGCTAACAGAAAACGTACTAAAAACCAAGAACCATTTATGTTAACTGAAGAGTCTAATGTACCAAATGGTGTAGAACAAAGCTATATAAACAATGAAGTTGAAGAAATAAACTGCACAGAAAAAACTGAGACTGCCGAAATTAGTATTGGTGCACTGCATACGTTTATGCCAAATAatggtaattaattttttattaacagtaATTATCTTGAAAAGTCATTGTGTATTAACTCATGCTTTTGTTTTAGTCACCATTGATGACATTCAACAATTTGAAAGAGTTTATGCTGGAATAAAAAAAGCACATGAACAGCAAATTAAAAGTAACGCTAACTTGTGTGCAGCCGTTGAGGTTATTATATAGTTTACTAATTATACtacatgaaaataattacagataaattatattaaattttcaagtaaTATTATctcaaatatttgaatttcaatttaaatttaaatttaaatttaaaatcgtTTTCAAGTGTTACAATTTATCAATATACTTTCTGTTTTGTATTAGTTCTATTCATTACAgtcaacatttatttttttctgccgtacagtttttcataaatatcatacttaataaaaagttcatttttttacagatatcAGAAGATTTTTATACAGCCGGAGAGAATAAGGTagtttaattacaaaatataaaattatactttaatgTATGGGAACCAAAATTTGAACTACCTATACATATTTGTGTTTCgatatttcagaaaaaatttgattaattatcaaaaaatttgaattttttatagatcgAGATATGGATTGGTTCTGGTTTATATTTATCTCAAGCAGTAGTtacttctttaaaaaaaaattctgttgaCAAGAAAGGAAATCCGAGctggaaaaaatttgtaaccttgGTAATTCTTGAAGTATATGGCGATAACATTGGAAATTTTTCGGCCAACGGTAAGAGAGGATGCGAGTATCCGAGCATTGattcgaatttttttgaagcttTATTCAGTAAGTTTTAGggaaatattgaattatttatcaaacaatttaaaattcaactaaaataattattaaccacttttatcaaattttataggtTGGGTTAAATCCAAATTtacaactgaaaaaataactaaGCAAAGCTACAGTTCCGTTATTAATGGAATAGCTTGGAAGAAACGGACTAAAATTACTTCGGTTGCTTTTGACCAAAGTacgtattttattattattaaagatttttagGAAATctgatattattaaaaaaaaatgataaaatttggtctctagaatatttatttaatatgaatttttttttcttaaatttatcatcattaaaaagaatttaaatttgtaccCTTTGAACGTTTGATATGATTCCCAGCAacagtatatttattttgatgaattttttaattagccTCAATGTACTTGAATTTTATGCTAGATgtatttatttcttaacttATTTTGTATTCTATGCATATATAAAGAATTTTGTCAAACATAACTCCATATTATGAACAAAATAAGTAAAGTTTTGTTACGGGCATACGTTTTTTTGCAAGGAATTTTGATACTGACATTTGAtatcaaaataacttttaggTAATTCAACTAGTGCTTTTCGGcagttttatagattttttgtcaatagtaaaagtttttattaagtttAATCGTTTTGTTACttatataaatctattttcACACGTttgtatattaaaatattaatatttgatcATAAAAcagcaaaataattttttatgtttatttcaAGAGTACTAACTTGAAATcatgaaacaaaattttatttatttacaattcgtAATTTTCGGCAGTTATATAGTAACTGTAGATTGCTCAtgatttaaagtaaaataacaacttataatttataattttctgtaGTTTCAGAAAATAATCTTCAGTTCTTTGGAAAAATCGTGAGTGCTCTTAAGAAAAATGTTGCATGGCAAGAAGAAGCAAAAGATCGAGATATGGTAATGCTACACAACTCAACTTTTAATTCgacgatttttataattgttttttatttcagcaAGTAAAAGATCTTCTTGAACCCGGCTCGGATAAAGTAAGCTGCATTGGCACTCTATTACAAATAGTTCTAAGCaaatgattttatattaattcaatttcttaatttttaattgagtttaaatctaaatataattatttttcgtaCAGGCTAAAATCAGTGAAAGTTATCATATCTACTTTCCGAAAGATGCAATTTCATACATTCAAAGAAAATCTACTATAGCGAACAACATATCTGACTGGAAAGTTCTTGTTAAAGATGCTCTTTTAGAAATCTATAAATCAGATCTCATTAATTATTCTGCAAAGGGTACTCGATCAAACAAAAGTGTCGGTATTGATCAACAAGTATATAAAGCAATATTAGGTAAgtaactttataatattaaactcAGTTCTAAATAAAACcttcaataattgaaaatgaagattgaatatattttgacattattaaataagttatAATACTATTCATAGCTTGGGCAAGATCCAGGACTAAAGAAACAATCACAGATACGGAATTCGttaattatgttaataaaattatttcaaataaaagattgtatattaaaaatgatctgCCACTAAAAGAATTGACaccaaataataatattaacattgAGTTGGAGAATTGTCAAGGTTCAACATCACAGCAAGCATTGGTCCATTTAGAAACTGTTTCCCCTAGCGGTCAGTATCTAGTCAGTTCAGAAAGCGAAAATATAATACAACAATCATTGAACGTACTTCAATATGAATATGATGATGGCTCTACATATTTAAACATGTAGATTCTTCATccaaaatgtaactttttATATTCAGATTTAGATTATTGATAgttgttttaattatattgacaatagtgattattattatttaccaaCATGTTATTTATTTCGGACACTTCAGTTTATTTCATGTTGATagattaaaaatctttaaatttttaacaaatataattttgttcatctcttgataatataaaataattttattacttttatgtTTCCGAACATATTTCTTATAAGaagcaaaattataaaatattaatggtAGTTCTTAAGATAAAAGTTTGTTTCCGTagttttgtgttaaatttattcttaatgtAATTACACCGATGTATTCATCATTACTtctgtattttaattttaagagaaataaatatttcaaacacAGAAACAAAACAATGCACTCACATTTACGTATATATACAGTAGACTGTAAAAATTTACGTTTGTATTTATAACTACATACATTATAGATATGTGAGTatacattaattttaacaGTAATCtacaataataagaataatagtaataataataataattgcaaaTATTACTATACCGttgaataaaactaaaattatttacaaacatTATAATATTAAGAGTATCTTGTTAGTTGAAAAAACCAACTATTAATATAACAATAGTgatgattgttattatttttattgaaaggtgcaattatatttacaattaatgtagattattgataatttaatcaatagatctattgattaaattatagataataaacattaattgtaaatataattgcacctttcaataaaaataataacaatcatcACTATTGTTATATTAATAGTTGGTTTTTTCAACTAACAAGATAcgcttaaaattataatgtttgtaaataattttagttttattcaaaggtataataatattagcaatcattattattattattattattattattattattattattattattattaatataacagATTACGGTTAAAATTCGTAGAAATTAAGGTAGGTCAAGATATTTCATAAATGTAGCTCAGACCAATTAGGGTGTAGCagggttttatttttaaaatttttaaaaccttCCTCGGCCTCAGATAGCCTGAAAATGCAGTTAAGTAGGTGCTACTAGGCTGAAACAGAAACTTATTTGTTCGTAGCTCGCTATATCTTAGAACCTATTTCAACCTAGCTCACCCTGACTCTAGTCGAGTTAGGTTGAAACGGAATTTaagcaaaattaaatttcgactcgggattGCTGTATGTTCGTGTTCACAATTCTCTAAGAACATTACTTCACTTCTTCCTAGATTATGTTCATTAATCTTTGCACAGATTTCTTCTTGCAAATAAGATTTAAATGACGTAGACGACGTGACTCGGGGAAAGTTTTGATTTCTCTGCCACGATTGCATTTTAAACTTGATAAGTTCAAAACTTAACAAATCTGAAGCTTCTTGATGACtacaaaaaacattattatattgaaataaataaagtctaaatataaaatactttctgaaatattttcttttagtatttttatctataatcgattaaaaaaacTGTACTTACATCATTGCTGTCTCTGTATAAATAACTTTGAGATCTCGGAACTGGTAACGATAAGCGGTGTATATATAGATCTCGCTCAAAGCGAGATCTACATTCGATGTTTTCATCCGGCTCATGCTTATGTTGGTTACGATTGGGTAAATACTTGAATTCATCATTTGCCGATAAAGTACCAGATGCATTGCATGCGTGTGAATTTCTTTTGCAACAAATGAGACGCCTGaaacaaagtaatttttttaaagaaatatacataaaaagtattttttgcatattttattaattgaaagttTTTACAATAGAAGAAAAAGTAATAGTTTCTGCCAAAGATACAACGATTTAGAGATCATCGAaccatttcaaaaattttcttaccgaTTACTTTCTccatttatgttatttttatttcattttattttcttataattaatgattctTATATTACATACATTTCACTGTATAATTAATACTACCCTGCGACAAAAAAACATCATGGACGAAACAATATAACAAATTAGATATCAATTGaactgacttttttttctaattgaacaatagaaaaattagattgttgttaccgaaaaattttttcaatattagtATACAGTGAATTTTACGTTTTAGTTCAATTAATCATTTCTTGTTTTTATGGTCCAATATCAacttaatttgataaaattgatatcTTTATCCAAGCTAGTACCTAcacaataatcaaaaaattcttactcAAGTATCAGCAACTTAAATTGTAtatatacttttaatttaacaagaaattaaaaattttcattcttttGAGATTTTGGGTCttttggaaattaaagatatcgaaagtaaatataattgaacaattttgaCATAGATTTATCCGTTCGAAAGATTTCAttgtcgaaaaatttttgttaaaatatttttttcaataacttttatatttttggacTTATAGCTTTTCTTGGcagaattttattgtttatgctaatataaaaaattataagcatGTTTcaattatcatatttttttcaatagatattctattttaagacttaaaaaaaagaccgttttttcataataattgtGATACTTGCGAACATTTTGATACAATACTACGCAatgaacattatttttaacctttaaaaactgtgttaaatattacaaaactcaTTTCAATGGGCCCaaagatttttcaattttaatctgttcaaaaatatatttcattaaaataagtgaaatttgtAGCCATCTATTTCCTTCTGAataattcctttttttttttaatacaaaaaagccTTAAACGCGAATAACAAATGATTTTCTAACTTTAATGtttcaataattcttttttttcccAAAAGTTTTGATACTAGCTATTAGTATCTGATATTAACTTATTTTTCtgaaactaattttttcttaattttttaaatattcttgaCCTATGAATAATATAGACTTTAGATTGAACTCGGTGAACTTTAACATACTGGACAACATTAACCatgttgtaaaaattttatttttttaaacttcagGACTACTTGTACACCCAATATCACAACGAAAGAAGATTCAAAATG includes the following:
- the LOC123269476 gene encoding uncharacterized protein LOC123269476 — translated: MPPKKNTTGKKISKKAFALIWWVQEGTKDIIPACKIPNKSRTPGSIIKLKWENFKTKIVGLHEAKIIAIDTNYEELNTILLDDKGNVHDFADKLFVKDVLERKRKAADDAKDIKNSKVAKRSSFEDELSGTSSLFSHRKSSMKLDKPPVLSTNISPVIRSVEVTDTSRNLSYKTNESGYSQMLACVSSPVTSASNDQQFKLINLSKRNNDASAKVNENVSQDDTHNTPVYAFSSNTMEIPPSTFGCHSSDSNHSGENYDTFMKTIETVEKKTAAHTTSNHTMTIPSASSKCHILDLSLENSRNLHCNKDVIIKTNYQPSEPLNFSTKSNNSSGTLQTNNDTFFITADVTAHEDFDQIYPANRKRTKNQEPFMLTEESNVPNGVEQSYINNEVEEINCTEKTETAEISIGALHTFMPNNVTIDDIQQFERVYAGIKKAHEQQIKSNANLCAAVEISEDFYTAGENKIEIWIGSGLYLSQAVVTSLKKNSVDKKGNPSWKKFVTLVILEVYGDNIGNFSANGKRGCEYPSIDSNFFEALFSWVKSKFTTEKITKQSYSSVINGIAWKKRTKITSVAFDQISENNLQFFGKIVSALKKNVAWQEEAKDRDMQVKDLLEPGSDKAKISESYHIYFPKDAISYIQRKSTIANNISDWKVLVKDALLEIYKSDLINYSAKGTRSNKSVGIDQQVYKAILAWARSRTKETITDTEFVNYVNKIISNKRLYIKNDLPLKELTPNNNINIELENCQGSTSQQALVHLETVSPSGQYLVSSESENIIQQSLNVLQYEYDDGSTYLNM
- the LOC123269676 gene encoding uncharacterized protein LOC123269676; amino-acid sequence: MNNRVPIPRKSFYELSARQQRNNMQLRFDNQQHNNLRLNENAPILEIPIQVENNLPPNNDLRQEMEDQELENMPDVARDEEMELHSVHEADDDRVENMEEPEAEESGEEQAEAQDEGPVLYDDDDDDDDDDDDDDDDGDNDINNHHPNIENDYDPPLYENSPLTLSQSMLLILTIFLSHNISQSCLSDIITVINMHCLGNNLRRNSLYKFKKFFKITNYRSEIVTKHYYCSLCLNSLLSAQDVCADCQGKKGYKSLYFIELSFIQQLAELLKRPYFYDKLQSRFQRNELQPNTISDIYDGKLYEEWNTGEFLANPNNLSFTWYTDGVPVFKSSGVSICPFYLTINELPFKDRMKKENMILAGLSFGKIKPNINSFVFKLRTQFEQLANGHQFMLPDNQIINVKAILLIGTCDMVAKCQMLNMVQFNGEFGCHVCKIPGESFELPSGGTTHVYPYTIDLPLRTSDETEEYGRIALNSGIPVMGVKGPCSLSKFMPDFIVGTGIDRMHCIDGGVVKKLLTLWFDNAYSVFPFSLHHVKNVVDERLIAIKPPKFIHRMPRSTEDLTHWKASELKAWFFYYSIPVLFEIMRNDFFNHLLLLICGISFLSADVITDNMLELAQIFLDKFVRKFQELYGLQFCSINLHLIQHLSECVKNLGPLWGYQCYQYEDLNGKILALINGTTHIDSQIVSAHCQLLKMEKYKNRLPDGNIRDFCFGKKKMVKINERLFNNCYSVGAYKTIIPTDLSVSVQQAIQFLLPVQRIKKYLRLLKDSKVYVSKEYSRSLQTESSYIAYQNDNGNLSFGTIYCFIYVSNCECEPNNNCNCNNEHYAIIKEVISVEQFQVNSDHEISCSFPYLHRCEHTDNYTVITVSSLRHVCFFISINNYIYLSQPINDKEFE